A stretch of DNA from Sphingomonas sp. SORGH_AS_0879:
CCCGCTTCGTAATTCTTGCCCGTCACCGCCGGCAAATAGCCGCCATTGCGGTCCTGTGCGTCCTGCGGCTGGAAGATCTCGGTATAGCTGACATAGACCGTGTGGTTGGGCGTCAGGTCGTAGAGGATACCGGCATAGGGGATGAACTCGCCACGCTTGCCGTAATCGGCGACCGTGCCATAGGACAGGCCGTCCCGCTCCCAGGAGGCGAGACGCGCGCCCAGGATCACCTTCAGCGGATCGGCAAGCGACAGGCGGGTCGCCGCGAAATAGCCCCATTGCCTGGTGCGCACGTCCACCACCTGCGATCGGGCGCCCCAAGTCGGTTCTGGGAAGGAGCCGTCCCAGGCGTTGAAATCGCCCACGGCGGCGGCGGGGCTGCCGTCATAGCCATAGAAGTCGAGATTCTGCCGCGCATAGCTGGCGCCCGCGATCAGATTGTGGCGACGGCCCAGCAGCTCGAACGTGCCGGTCAGCCGCGCGGTCAGGTCCAGTTGCGAGAGCCGGCTGTCATAGCGGGCGGGGATGGCACCCATGCCCAGCCCGGTCACGCGGTCGGGCTGTCCGGTCAGGTATAGCAGCCGCATGTCGCCGCTATTCCGGCTGTAATTGCCGTACAGGCGCAGCGTCCAGTCGCGCCCGAAATCCTGTTCCAGATTGACGAAGGCCGTGCGCTGCGTCGAACCCCAGCTCGTCCAGTCCGCGCCGATCGTCTTGGAACGGCGCCAGTCGGTGCGACTGCCATCGGCATACCAGGTCGGCAGGCCACCCCACAGCGTCCCCCGGGGATCGTTGTCCTGATAGCTCGCCCCCGCGCTGAACCGCGTCGATGGCGTCAGGTCCGCATCCAGCACCCCGTACAGCACGACCTTCCGGTTGCCGAGCAGATCGACATAGGAATCGGAATCCTGAAACCGGGCCACACCACGGACGCGGACATTGCCGTCGCGTGTCACCGGGCTGGTGACGTCGGCCTGGAGCAGATAGTCGTTCCAGCGCCCGGCCGAGGCGGTGAACGATCCCGTCAGGTGATCGCTGGTGGCGTGCTTGCGGATGAGGTTGATCGAGGCGGACGGATTGCCCGCGCCGGTCAGCAGCCCGGTCGCACCGCGCACGATCTCGACCCGATCATAGAGCGAAAGGTCCAGTTCGGATTCGCCGGCGCTATAGGCTGCCTGGAATTGCAGCGGCATGCCATCGATCTGATAATTCTCGATATCGAAGCCGCGCGCGGCGAAGACGTTGCGCGAGCTGTCGAATGCCTTGGCCGAAATACCCGCGGCATTGTTGGCGATGTCGGTCAGGCTGCGCAGTTGCTGGTCGTCGAGCCGCTGCGAGGTGACGACCGTCACCGATTGCGGCGTTTCCTGGATCGTCAGGCCAAGGCCCGTGGCGGAATCCAAACGGTCATTGGTGGTGTAGCGGCCGATGACGGTGATATCGTCCCGCTCGCGTGAGCGATCGTCCGTCGTCCGGTCGGCCTGTTCGGTCTCGCGCACCGGTACCGACTGCGCCATCGCGATCGAAGGCACGGCACAACCGACCAGCATCAGCGCCAGCACCGATTGGCAGCCATAGGCCGCCGCAGACACGCCACCCGTCATTGAAACCCCTCTTAATGATATGAACTCGCATTAGCGCTTACTCACATGGGGTCAATGGTGGATTGGGTACATCGCCAACCCGGCAAATTGTAAGGCTCCAGAAGCACCAGCGGCCGCCCTGGCCCTCCGCCCCGACGATCAGGAAAGGCCGGTTTGACGGCGGTCAAAGGCACGTCTCCATCCTCGGGGCACAGCGTTCGCCATGTGGCCCTATCATCCCGACCTGCTCGCCCGGCCCGTGCCGCGCTACACCAGCTATCCCACCGCCGCCGAGTTCGGCGACCAGGTGGGTCATGACGACATGGCCGCCGCGCTCGACACGGTCGGGGCGGACAGCATGGTGTCGCTCTATCTGCATATCCCCTATTGCCGGGCGATCTGCTGGTATTGCGGATGCAACACCGGCGCGGCGAACCGGACGGCGCGGCTGGATGCCTATCTGACGCGCCTGCATGAAGAGATCGACATGGTCGCCGCCCGGCTGGATGAGCGTGGACGGATCGGGCGGATCGCCTTTGGCGGCGGGAGCCCCAATGCCATTGCGCCGGATGCCTTTGCCGCGCTGGTCGCGCACCTGCGCTCCGCCTTTGCCTGTCAGGATGCGCCGATGTCGCTGGAGGTCGATCCGCGCGGTTTCGACCGGGACTGGGCCAGCGTCATAGCCGAAACCGGCGTCACGCGGGTCAGTCTGGGCGTGCAAACCTTCGATCCCGTGCTTCAGGCGGCGATCGGCCGGGTCCAGCCGCATGAGGATATCGTTCGCACCGTCACGCTGTTGCGCGACGCCGGGGTCGGATCGATCAATTTCGACCTGATGTACGGCCTGCCCGGTCAGGACGACGCGGCCCTTGAAGCGACTTTAGCGGACAGCATCGCGCTGGCACCCGAAAGGCTGGCCGTCTTCGGCTATGCCCATGTCCCGCATCTGATCCCGCGCCAGCGCCGGATCGACGCGACCGCGCTGCCCGGTGCGGCGGCGCGCTTCGTGCAAGCCGCACTGGCGCATGAGCGCTTGACGGCGGCGGGCTATAGGGCGGTCGGGTTCGATCACTTCGCGAAGCCGGACGATTCCCTGGCACAGGCGGCGGTCGACGGAACACTGCGCCGCAACTTCCAGGGCTTCACCGACGATCCCGCCGACATATTGATCGGGCTGGGGGCCAGCGCGATCAGCGAATTTCCCGACTGCCTGCTCCAGAATGCGAAGAATGCGGGCGATTGGCACCGGGCGATCGGGGCCGGTCGCTTCGCAACCGCGCGCGGTATCCGGCGGACGCCAATCGACCGGCGGCGGGGCGCGGCGATTGCGGGGGTGCTGTGCCAAGGGGTCGCGGAGACGGACGGCCTGCCGGAGCGCGATGCCATTCGTACCCGGCTCTTCCGCTTCGAGCAGGCGGGATTACTCGGGTGGGAAGGCCACCGCCTGCGCCTGACGCAGGACGCGCTGCCCTATGCCCGCAGCATCGCCGCCGCCTTCGACGCCTGGCGTAGTGCGGACGACAAACACTTCAGCCATGCCGTCTGACCTGCCGCCGCGCTGCGCCGCCTGTGCCGCGCGCGGCATGGCGCTGTGCGACGGGTTGGACGGAGCAGCGCTTGCCGCGTTCCACGATATCGGTCGCCGCCGTCGGTTGGGCATCGGACAGGCCTTTGGCTGGATCGGCGACCCCGCGAGCCATTGCGCCCATCTGGTCTCGGGCGTGCTCAAGATTTCCCGCATGGAGCCGGACGGCCGTGCCCAGACCGTCGGCCTGCTCTACCCCGGCGATTTCGTCGGGACGCTCTTTGCCGACCGCTCCACCGACATGATCGCCGCGCTGAGCGATGCCGATCTGTGCGTCTATCCGCGTCTGGCGCTGGAGGAGATTCTGGTCCGCCACCCCGCCGCCGGGCGGTTGCTGCTGCGCCGGACGATGGCGACGCTGGCCGAGGTGCGGCGCTGGATGCCGATGCTGGCCCGTGCGCGGGCCGAGGCGCGGGTCGCCGCATTGCTCCTTGACATGGCGCGCAGGGGCGGAGCGGAGGGGGACGCGCTATTACGCCTGCCCCTGTCGCGGGCTGCGATGGCGGAGGCGCTGGGCCTGGCGATCGAAACGGTCAGCCGTCACATGACCGCCTTTCAACAGGACGGGCTGATCGCGCTATCCGGCCTTCGCGGGGTGCGCCTGCTCGACCGAGCCGGCCTCGCGATCGTCGCGGGTTAGGCGGCGGACCGGGCCCGCCCGTTCGCCGCCCATTGCCGTTCGCACAGGGCCGACAGCACCGGGCGATGGCTGACCAGGATCATACCCTGCCCCGTCCGCTTCAGTCGCGCAGCCAGCCGTCGCGCGACCTCCGCCGCGACCACGGCATCAAGCCCCTCACCCGGCTCGTCGAGGAGCAGCCAGGGCGCTTCACCCAGATAGGCACGTGCCAACGACAACCGCCGCCGCTCTCCCCCCGACAGCCGCGCCCCATCCTCACCCAGCCATGTGTCGAGCCCCTCGGGCAAGGCGCGCACCACGGTATCGAGCGCGGCATCGTGCAAGGCCTGCCACAGGCGATCCTCCGTCGCGTGTTCATCCGCCAGCCGCAGATTGTCGCGTACGCTCCCCGCCAGCAGGGCCGAATCCTGCGGAGCCCAGGCGAAGGTCGCGCGCAAGGTTACCGGCGGAAGCGTGGCCGCGTCCCGGCCACCGATCATGATTCGACCCGGCGGGAGCGAACGAAGCCCCAGCAATCCCTCGATCAACGTCGTCTTGCCACAGCCGGACGGCCCGGTCAGCGCGATCCGGCTGCCCGGTGAGAAGGCGTTGCCGTCGATGACGAGGTTCGTGTCGAGCGCAACCCCGGGAGCCGGACGCTCCACCTCCACCGCGTCGAACACCGTCTCCAGCCGAGCCTCCGCCTCGCGGAGCCGTCCACTCTCGGTCATCGCGCGCAGAATCGGCGCGATCGCATCGGCCGTCATCGCCGCCGCCAGAGCCGCCAGCGCCGCGATCGGTGCGCCAGCCCCCGCCGACAGGAGCAGCGCCGATGCCGCCGACAGCGCGACGCTCACCGCGTGCAGCGCCTCGAACCGCGCCACCACCGCCGCCTGTCGCTCCTGCGCTTCGGCAAGCCGATCACCCGCCGCCGCGATCCGGTCAGCGGCCCAATCCTCCAGCGCGAAACAGCGGAGTTCCGCCGCCGCGCCGCCCATCGTCGCCACCTCTTCGCGTAAGCCCCCCATCGCCTGTTGCACGGCACGGCCGGGCTGCTCCAATTGGCGGGCCCAGAGTTGCGCCAGGCCGAGCGCACCCGCGACACAGGCCAGCGTCGCGACCATGGCCAGCCATCCGCCGAGCGCGGTCAGCGCCGCCCCCGAGGCCAGCGCCGCCACTCCACCCCAGGGCCCCGAAAGACGGACGAAGCGCCATTCCACCGCGTCGACATCACCGATCAGCCGTGCCGTCGCCTCGCCCCGCCCGAGCGCCAGCGCCACCATGGGCGGCGCGGCGGTGATCGCGCGGTAGAGTGCGGGCCGCAGCCGGGCGAGCGCCCCGAACGCCGCGCCATGGCTCGCCAGCCGCTCGCCATAGCGGGCACCGGTCCGCACGATCGCCAGCAGCCGGATCATGGCGGATGGCAGCATATAGTTGAACGCCTGCGCCGCGACGATTCCAGCGCCCCCCGCCAGTGCGGCGGCGGTCAGGAACCAACCAGAAAGCGCCAGCAGCAGGACCGAGGCGATCGCGACCAGCGCGGCGCAAAGCCCCGCCTGTCGTAACCCGCGGCGCTCCCGCCGACGTTCGGCGGCGATCAACGTGCGTAACGTCATGCGGCCGGTCCCAGATGAACGATGCGCGTCGCGATGGCGGCGAGCGCGGGGCTGTGTGTGGCGATCAGCGTCGTGCGCCCTTGCGCGGCGCGCGCGATGGTTGCGATCAAGGCGGCTTCGGCGGCGGCGTCGAGATGCGCGGTGGGTTCGTCGAGCAGCAGGAAGGGCGCGGGGTTGAGCAAGGCGCGGGCGAGCGCAATCCGTCGCCGCTCGCCGCCGGACAGGCCACTGCCGCGCGCATCCAGCTTCGCGTCCAGACCACCCGACCGGGCCGCGAGCATCGGCCCCAATCCCGCCGCCGCGACCGCGCGCCGGAGCGCCAGCTCATCGGCCTGGGGATGGGCGAGCATCAGATTGTCGCGGATCGTCCCCGCGATCAGCAGCGGATGCTGGCCCGCCCAGCTCGCCTGTCCCGCCAGCGAGACCAGAGGGACACCGCCCGCCTCGATCACACCCGCCGATAGTGGCGCCAGCCCTAGCAGCAGGTGCAGGACGCTGGTCTTGCCGCTACCCGAGGGGCCGAGCAGCGCCACCGTCTCGCCCCCCTCGATCCGCAGCGACAAATGCGAGACGGCGGGGGCATCGCTGCCCGGATAATGAATGGCGACATCGTGCAGGACCAAGGGAGCCGTAATCCGAACCGAGGGCACAGGCTCCGGCTCGGCCAGGGGCATCAGCGTATTGGCGGCCGTCTCCGCCGCCTGCTTGTCGTGATAGGCGGCGGCCAGGCGGCGCATCGGTGCATAGAATTCGGGTGCGAGCGCCAGCACGAAAAAGGCTTGGGCGAGGGTCAGCGTTTCGGGCGCGGCGAAGGGCAGCAGGCCGAGCAGTGCGAAACCGCAATAGACCGCGACCAGCGCGACCGACAGCGCGGCGAAGAACTCCAGCGCGGCGGACGACAGGAAGGCCACCCGCAGGACGCGCATGGTCCGCTCGGCCAGTTCCTGCGCCGCCGCGCCGATCGCCCCGGTTTCGCGGGCCTCGGCGCGGAAGGCCAGCACGACCGGCAGGCTGCGCACCCGGTCGGCGAAGCGGGCCGACAGGCGGTGAAGCGCGACGAACTGCCGCCGCGACTCGTCCGCCGCCGCGCCGCCCGCCAGGATCATAGCGGCCACGAACGGCAACAGGGTGCCTGCGAGAATGGCCGCCGCCACCCAGCTGGCACAGGCGGTCGCGGCGAGGACCAGCATCGGTGCGATAGTGGCGGCCCGGCGTGCGGGCAGGAACCGCGCGACATAGCCGTCCAGCGCCTCGACCGCATCGACGGCTTGTGTGGCAACCAAACCGCTATCGGCCGGGACACCCGGCTTTCGACGCAGCGAGGCGGTCACGGCACGAAGCCGCTGCGCCCGCTTGACCGTCCCCGCCCTCGCTGCGCCCCGCCGAATGGCCAGCATCGCGAACGATCCGCGCAAGCCCCCCATCCCCAGCATCAACAAGGCCCAGGGCAGCACCGCCCCCTGCTCCGTCACCGCCGTCACGCCCCCCGCGATACCGACGGCGAAACCGACCGCCGCCAGCGTGTCGAGCAGCAACAGGCCCGCCACGCCGTCGCGCCGCCCGGCCGCATCCTTCAACCAGCGGTGACGCGTCCTGGGCGTCGGGGGAACATGGGCGATCGTCGTCATGTCCCGACCGTCTCCCGGACCGGCCCTCCCGTCTTTGACCGCGGTCAATGTCGGCACGGGTGCGCGGGCCTAGCGAATCGGGCAAGGGGCCGGGGGGCGGCTCCTTTTATGGAGACATGCTATGGACCCCGGCGTCGTCGACCTGTCGCGGCTGCAATTCGCCGCGACCGCCTTGTATCACTTCCTGTTCGTACCGTTGACTCTCGGCCTGTCGATGATGCTGGTCATCATGGAATCGGTCTATGTCATGACCAACCGCCCGGTGTGGCGCGTCACGACGCGCTTCTGGGGCAAGATCTTCGGCATCAACTTCGTGCTGGGCGTCGCCACGGGCCTGACCATGGAGTTCCAGTTCGGCACCAACTGGTCCTATTTCTCGCATTATGTCGGGGACATCTTCGGCGCGCCGCTGGCGATCGAGGGGCTGATGGCCTTCTTCCTGGAGGCGACGTTCGTCGGGCTGATGTTCTTCGGCTGGGACCGGTTGTCGAAGCTCGGCCATCTGATCGTCACCTTCATGGTCGCGCTGGGCACCAATTTGTCGGCGCTGTGGATCCTGATCGCCAATGGCTGGATGCAGAATCCGGTCGGCGCCAGCTTCAATCCCGATACGATGCGGATGGAGGTCGGCGATTTCGGCGCGGTGCTGTTCAATCCGGTCGCCCAGGCCAAGTTCGTCCATACGGTCAGCGCGGGCTATGTCTGCGCTTCGGTCGTCGTGCTGGGCGTATCGGCCTTCTGGCTGCTCAAGGGGCGGTTCCTGCCCGTCGCGCGCCGGTCGATGACGGTGGCGGCGGCGTTCGGCCTCGCCTCCTCGCTGTCGGTCGTCGTGCTGGGCGACGAGAGCGGCTATGCGCTGACCGACAATCAGAAGATGAAGCTCGCCGCGATCGAGGCGGTCTGGCACACCGAGCCCGGCCCGTCCGGCCTGACCCTGTTCGGCTATCCCGACACGGTGGCGCGCGAGACGCGCTACAAGGTCGAAATTCCCTGGCTGCTCGGCCTGATCGCGACGCGCAGCCTGGACGGCACGGTCACCGGCATGTCCGAACTGGTGCTGAAGGCGCAGGAGCGCATCGCCTCGGGCGTGATCGCCTATGATGCGGTCCAGCGGCTGAAGAGCAATCCGCAGGACATGGGCCAGCGCGCCCGGTTCGAGGCGCACAAGCGCGACCTGGGCTATGCCTTGCTGCTCAAGCGACAGATGGCCGACCCGCGCACCGCGACGCCGCAACAGATCGAGGCGGCGGCCTGGGACACGGTGCCCGATGTCGGCCTGCTCTTCTGGAGCTTCCGCATCATGGCGGCGATCGGCTTTGCGATGATCGCACTGTTCGCCACCGCCTTCGCCTTGTGCTCGCTCAGGATGCACATGAATGCGCGCTGGTTCCTGAAACTGGCGGTGGCGGCGATCCCGTTGCCCTGGATCGCGATCGAACTGGGCTGGCTGGTCGCGGAACTGGGGCGTCAGCCCTGGGCGATCGAGGGTGTGTTGCCGACCTTCCTGGCGACCAGCTCGCTGACGCGCGGGGCGCTGTGGACGACGCTGGCGGGCTTCACCCTGCTCTATGGCGCGCTGGCGGTGATCGAGGTGCGGCTGATCCTCGCCGCCATCGCGCACGGGCCGGAGGAACGCGACGACCAACCGGCACCGGGGGAAATCCCCGCCGCCATTCCCGTCACCGCCTGAAGAAAGGGACTGGGACATGTTCGACTATGAGATGTTGCGCCTGATATGGTGGGCGCTGCTGGGTGTGCTGCTGATCGGCTTCGCGCTGACCGACGGGTTCGACCTGGGGGTCGCGGCGCTCCTGCCCTTCGTCGCGCGGAACGATGCCGAGCGGCGGATGGTCATCAATTCGATCGGGCCGACCTGGGAGGGAAACCAGGTGTGGTTCATCCTGGGCGGCGGCGCGATCTTCGCCGCTTGGCCCTTCGTCTATGCGGTCAGCTTCTCGGGCTTCTACCTCGCGATGTTCCTGGTGCTGGCCGCGCTGATCCTGCGGCCGGTGGGGTTCAAGTATCGCAGCAAGCGGCCCGATCCGGCCTGGCGCACCCGGTGGGACTGGGCGCTGTTCGTCGGGGGACTGGTGCCCGCGCTCGTCTTCGGCGTCGCGGTCGGCAATGTGCTGCTGGGTGCGCCGTTCCGGCTCGATGGCGATCTGCGCGCCTTTTACGACGGCACGCTGCTCGGGTTGTTCACGCCCTTCACCCTGCTCTGCGGCCTGTTGTCGGTGGCGATGCTGGTGCTGCACGGCGCGGCATGGCTGTCGATCAAGGTCGAGCATGGCCCCGTCCATGACCGGGCGCGGGCGTTCGGAACGGTGGCGGCGATCGCCTCCATCCTGTTGTTCGCGGGCGGTTTCGCCTTCGTCGCCTGGGGCGATATCGGCTACCGGATCGTCGGTGCGGTCGATCCGCTGGCACCGTCCAACCCGCTGCGCATGACGGCGGAACGGGCGGGCGGCGCGTGGCTGACCAACTATGCCCTCTATCCCTGGATGATGGCGCTGCCCGTCATCGGCTTTGTCGGAGCCGCGCTGGCACTGGTCGGGATTCGGAGCGGGCGCGAGGCCCTAGCCTTTACCGGGTCGTCGCTCGCCGCGACGGGCATCATCGCCACGGTCGGCTGTTCGATGTTCCCCTTCATCCTGCCGTCGAGCATCGACGTTCACAGCAGCCTGACGGTGTGGAACGCCTCGTCCACGCAAAAGACGCTGGGCATCATGCTGTTCGTCACCATCGTCTTCCTGCCGATCGTGCTCGCCTATACCGCCTGGGCCTACCGGGTAATGTTCGGGCGCGTGACCGGCGATGCGGTGCGCACCAACCCAGACTTTTACTGAAAGGCCCCCGCCATGTGGTATTTCTCCTGGGTCCTCGGCCTCGGCCTCGCCCTTGGTTTCGGTATCCTCAACGGCATCTGGCACGAATTCCACCTGCCGGTCGAAGATGACGTGTCGCCACCCCACTGACAGATAGGACAATCCGTCCGACGACAAGGGATCATGGTCTTGCTATAAGGCAAGGCCATGATCCCGAACGACATCTGTGCCGATTGCGCGGTGCGCGACCGCGCCTTGTGCGGCAGCCTGGACGACCGGGAACTGACCGCGCTCAACGCCATCGGCCAGCGCCGCCAGGTCGCGCGCGGCCACACCATCGCCTGGGCGGGCGACGAAGCGGTCGTCTGCGGCAACCTGCTGTCCGGTGTGCTCAAGCTGGTCGCCGCCACCGCCGATGGGCGTGAACAGACGGTCGGCCTGCTCTATCCCGCCGATTTCTTCGGACAGCCCTATGCGGGCGATGTCGACTTCACCCTGACCGCGCTGACCGAGGCGGAACTCTGCGTCTTTCCCCGCGCCGCCTTCGAGCGGGTGCTGGAGGATCACCAGCGCATGGAGCGCCTGCTGCTCCAGCGGACCTTCGAGTCGCTGAACGAGGCGCGCGGGCGGATGCTCGTGCTGGCGCGCAAGTCGGCGGGGGAGAAGCTGGCGGGCTTCCTGCTCGACATGGCGGCACGGGCGGGGGCCAGCGGATGCCGGGCCAGCCGCGACGGGCCGGTGACCTTCGACCTGCCGCTGACCCGCGGCCAGATCGCCGATGTGCTCGGCATGACGATCGAAACGGTCAGCCGCCAACTGACCCGGATGAAACAGGGCGGCCTGATCGGCTTGCCCGGCGGCCGCGCCATCACGATCAGCGACCGCGAGGCGCTGGCCGCACGCGCCGAGGCTGCCTAAGCCGCCAAACTCTCCGCCAGCGCATCGACCAGCAGGCCGCGCGCCTCCGGGGTCAGGCGATGCCCGGCCAGCGCGATGATGACCAGTTGCTCGAAATCGACCGCGCGGCGACACCCGGTGAAGAAGCTGCGCAGCATATGGCCCAACGTCTCGGGCGCGGCAAAGGCATCCGCCTCGCCAAAGGCCGCGACCAGTTCGCGCGCCGCCGCCGCATCGGCCTCGTGCCGGTGCCGGACATGATCGAGCAGCGTGTCGATCAGCGGATCGTCATGCCCGTTCGACAGCATCGCCTCCAGATAGGCGCCATCCGCCTGCTCACCCCGCGTCACCAGCGTTTCCAGCGCTTTCAGGAACAGGGTCATGGCCGCCCCCTCGGGGCGATCGGGCAAGCCATCCGCCATCGCCTCCGCCTGTCGGCACAGGAGCAGGCGACGACGATGTTCCTGGAGCAGGCGGATCAGGTCGATTTCCTGAATGACGTGCCAGCGACGTGCGAACGGCACGACGCTGCCTTGAAGCGGGTTGCGGTCCATCATGGGTCGTCTCCTTCGCCGCCCAGGTGGCGACGGACGGCGGTCCACGCATTGACGATCGTCAAATCGTGCACCTCGCCCTTTTTGACCATGGTCAAGGCGCGGGTCGGCGGCGGCGCCCATCCCTGCCCCATCATCATCCGACAGGAGAAGTTCCCATATCCGAAGTGACGGACGGGATGATCCTGGTCGCGATCCCGGCGCCGGGGTTGAGATAGAGGGTTCTATGGTCCTCGACCTGACGGTATGAAATCGCGGCGGGCGTCGGCTCTGCCCCTGCCCGCCAGCGTTGGAGAAGCAATGACCGACCGTATCGCTTGTGCCGCCCTTCATTCGCGTATCACCGATGCCGACACCGCCGCCGCGCTGATCCGTCCCGGCGAGACAGTCGCGACCAGCGGCTTTACCGGGTCGGGCTATCCCAAGATGGTGCCGCAGGCGCTGGCCCGGCGGATGGCGGCGTCCCATGCCGAGGGGCGGCCCTTCCGCGTCAATCTGTGGACCGGCGCGTCGACCGGCCCCGAGCTGGACGGCGCGCTGGCGGCGGTCGACGGCATCGCCCAGCGCCTGCCCTATAGCGGCGACCCCGTGGCCCGCGAAAAGATCAATCGCGGCGAGATCGACTATCTCGACATGCACCTCAGCCAGGTCGCGCCGATGGCCTGGGAGGGCGTGCTGGGGACGCTCGACACCGCGATCGTCGAGGTGTCGGGCATCCGCGCCGATGGCTCGCTGATCCCCTCATCCTCGGTCGGCAACAACAAGACTTGGGTAGACCGGGCGGCCCGCGTCATCCTGGAGGTCAATCGCTGGCAGGACGCCGCGTTGGAGGGGATGCACGACATTTATTACGGCACCCGCCTGCCGCCCGATCGCGTGCCGATCCCGCTGGTTCGGCCCGACGACCGGATCGGCACGCCCTATCTGACCTGCGATCCCGACAAGATCGTCGCCATCGTCGAGACCGAGGCGCCCGACCGCAACCTGCCCTTCGCCGCGCCCGACGATACCGCGCGCGCCATCGCCGGGCATATCATAGAATTCCTGACCCATGAGGTGTCGCGCGGACGCCTGCCGCCCGCGCTGCTGCCCATCCAGTCGGGGGTGGGCAATATCGCCAATGCGGTGCTGTCCGGCCTGGTCGACGCGCCGTTCGAGCCGATGACCGCCTATACCGAGGTGATCCAGGACGGCATGCTCGACCTGCTCGATACGGGCAAGCTGCGCATGGCGTCCGCCACCGCCTTCTCGCTCAGCCCGCAGGCGGCGGCGCGGCTCAATGCGAACATGGCCGCTTACCGCGACCGCATGATCCTGCGCCCGCAGGAGATCAGCAACCATCCCGAACTGGTCCGCCGCCTGGGCTGCATCGCGATGAACGGACTGATCGAGGCGGACATTTACGGCAACGTCAATTCGACGCTGGTGATGGGATCGCGCATCCAGAACGGCATCGGCGGGTCGGGCGATTTCGCGCGCAACGGCTATGTCTCGATCTTCATGACCCCTTCGACCGCCAAGGGCGGCAAGATTTCCGCCATCGTGCCGCAGGTCTCGCATGTCGATCACATCATGCAGGACGTGCAGGTGATCGTGACCGAGCAGGGCCTGGCCGATCTGCGCGGCCTGTCCCCGCGCCAGCGCGCACGGGCGGTGATCGAGCGCTGCGCGCATCCCGATTACCGCCCGATGCTCGCCGACTATGCGATGCGCGCCGAGGGCGGTTCCTACGGCCTTCATGCGCCCTCGCTGCCCGCCGAGGCGCTGTCCTGGCATCGTCGCTTCATGGAAACGGGGACGATGCTGCCGGGTTGACCCACGTTGGGCCCGCGAGAGGGAAAGGCGGCCGGGGAATCATCCCCGGCCGCCGCTTCGTCAGAACTTGAAGCCCAGGCGGGCATAGCCGAACTGGCCCGGCAGGTCATAGGTTGTGGGATCGAACCCGCCACAGCTCAGACAGTCGGGCGCGCGCTGACCCAGGATGTTGTTGACCCCCATGGTCAG
This window harbors:
- the hemN gene encoding oxygen-independent coproporphyrinogen III oxidase; its protein translation is MWPYHPDLLARPVPRYTSYPTAAEFGDQVGHDDMAAALDTVGADSMVSLYLHIPYCRAICWYCGCNTGAANRTARLDAYLTRLHEEIDMVAARLDERGRIGRIAFGGGSPNAIAPDAFAALVAHLRSAFACQDAPMSLEVDPRGFDRDWASVIAETGVTRVSLGVQTFDPVLQAAIGRVQPHEDIVRTVTLLRDAGVGSINFDLMYGLPGQDDAALEATLADSIALAPERLAVFGYAHVPHLIPRQRRIDATALPGAAARFVQAALAHERLTAAGYRAVGFDHFAKPDDSLAQAAVDGTLRRNFQGFTDDPADILIGLGASAISEFPDCLLQNAKNAGDWHRAIGAGRFATARGIRRTPIDRRRGAAIAGVLCQGVAETDGLPERDAIRTRLFRFEQAGLLGWEGHRLRLTQDALPYARSIAAAFDAWRSADDKHFSHAV
- a CDS encoding amino acid ABC transporter ATP-binding/permease protein, which gives rise to MTLRTLIAAERRRERRGLRQAGLCAALVAIASVLLLALSGWFLTAAALAGGAGIVAAQAFNYMLPSAMIRLLAIVRTGARYGERLASHGAAFGALARLRPALYRAITAAPPMVALALGRGEATARLIGDVDAVEWRFVRLSGPWGGVAALASGAALTALGGWLAMVATLACVAGALGLAQLWARQLEQPGRAVQQAMGGLREEVATMGGAAAELRCFALEDWAADRIAAAGDRLAEAQERQAAVVARFEALHAVSVALSAASALLLSAGAGAPIAALAALAAAMTADAIAPILRAMTESGRLREAEARLETVFDAVEVERPAPGVALDTNLVIDGNAFSPGSRIALTGPSGCGKTTLIEGLLGLRSLPPGRIMIGGRDAATLPPVTLRATFAWAPQDSALLAGSVRDNLRLADEHATEDRLWQALHDAALDTVVRALPEGLDTWLGEDGARLSGGERRRLSLARAYLGEAPWLLLDEPGEGLDAVVAAEVARRLAARLKRTGQGMILVSHRPVLSALCERQWAANGRARSAA
- the cydD gene encoding thiol reductant ABC exporter subunit CydD; this encodes MTTIAHVPPTPRTRHRWLKDAAGRRDGVAGLLLLDTLAAVGFAVGIAGGVTAVTEQGAVLPWALLMLGMGGLRGSFAMLAIRRGAARAGTVKRAQRLRAVTASLRRKPGVPADSGLVATQAVDAVEALDGYVARFLPARRAATIAPMLVLAATACASWVAAAILAGTLLPFVAAMILAGGAAADESRRQFVALHRLSARFADRVRSLPVVLAFRAEARETGAIGAAAQELAERTMRVLRVAFLSSAALEFFAALSVALVAVYCGFALLGLLPFAAPETLTLAQAFFVLALAPEFYAPMRRLAAAYHDKQAAETAANTLMPLAEPEPVPSVRITAPLVLHDVAIHYPGSDAPAVSHLSLRIEGGETVALLGPSGSGKTSVLHLLLGLAPLSAGVIEAGGVPLVSLAGQASWAGQHPLLIAGTIRDNLMLAHPQADELALRRAVAAAGLGPMLAARSGGLDAKLDARGSGLSGGERRRIALARALLNPAPFLLLDEPTAHLDAAAEAALIATIARAAQGRTTLIATHSPALAAIATRIVHLGPAA
- a CDS encoding TonB-dependent siderophore receptor, which produces MSAAAYGCQSVLALMLVGCAVPSIAMAQSVPVRETEQADRTTDDRSRERDDITVIGRYTTNDRLDSATGLGLTIQETPQSVTVVTSQRLDDQQLRSLTDIANNAAGISAKAFDSSRNVFAARGFDIENYQIDGMPLQFQAAYSAGESELDLSLYDRVEIVRGATGLLTGAGNPSASINLIRKHATSDHLTGSFTASAGRWNDYLLQADVTSPVTRDGNVRVRGVARFQDSDSYVDLLGNRKVVLYGVLDADLTPSTRFSAGASYQDNDPRGTLWGGLPTWYADGSRTDWRRSKTIGADWTSWGSTQRTAFVNLEQDFGRDWTLRLYGNYSRNSGDMRLLYLTGQPDRVTGLGMGAIPARYDSRLSQLDLTARLTGTFELLGRRHNLIAGASYARQNLDFYGYDGSPAAAVGDFNAWDGSFPEPTWGARSQVVDVRTRQWGYFAATRLSLADPLKVILGARLASWERDGLSYGTVADYGKRGEFIPYAGILYDLTPNHTVYVSYTEIFQPQDAQDRNGGYLPAVTGKNYEAGLKSSFFAGRLKTALSVFRVEQDNLAQIDAGHLIPGTINQAYYAANGARSTGFEAEANGEIMPGWAVSVNYTQFKVRDRDDKRVNSNYPDRLLRLFTTYEVRGGGLRGLTIGGGVNWEGESYTDTTNPVTNAPERLQINDYALVNLMARYPVTERLSVQVNADNIFDKTYYSQIGFYDQLAYGRPADVKATLRYAF
- a CDS encoding Crp/Fnr family transcriptional regulator, coding for MPSDLPPRCAACAARGMALCDGLDGAALAAFHDIGRRRRLGIGQAFGWIGDPASHCAHLVSGVLKISRMEPDGRAQTVGLLYPGDFVGTLFADRSTDMIAALSDADLCVYPRLALEEILVRHPAAGRLLLRRTMATLAEVRRWMPMLARARAEARVAALLLDMARRGGAEGDALLRLPLSRAAMAEALGLAIETVSRHMTAFQQDGLIALSGLRGVRLLDRAGLAIVAG